In one Streptomyces marincola genomic region, the following are encoded:
- the mfd gene encoding transcription-repair coupling factor — translation MSLTGLLDAVTEESALAEAVRVAAEGARRHVDLVGPPAARPFAVAALARSAGRPVLAVTATGREAEDLAAALRSLLPPDGVVEYPAWETLPHERLSPRADTVGRRLAVLRRLAHPSADDPAAGPVSVVVAPVRSVLQPQVAGLGDLEPVALRGGESADLADVTERLAAAAYSRVELVEKRGEFAVRGGILDVFPPTEEHPLRVEFWGDDVEEIRYFKVADQRSLEVAEHGLWAPPCRELLLTDEVRARAAELARSHPELDELLGKIAEGIAVDGMESLAPVLVDDMELLLDVLPAGSMAVVCDPERVRGRAADLVATSQEFLQASWVAAAMSDTGEAPIDVGAASLRGLAEIREHAAELGMLWWSVSPFSPDLAEDAEDDTLRLGLRAPETYRGDTARALADTKGWLADGWRVVYVTEAHGPAARTAEVLAGEGIAARLTTPLTGQVAPSVVHVACGAVEHGFVAPGLRLAVLTETDLTGQKAAGREGARMPARRRKTLDPLTLEPGDYIVHEQHGVGRYVEMVQRTVQGATREYLLVEYAPAKRGQPGDRLFVPTDQLDQVTKYVGGEAPSLHRLGGADWTKTKARAKKAVKEIAADLIKLYSARMAAPGHAFGADTPWQRELEDAFPYIETPDQMTTIAEVKEDMEKSVPMDRLICGDVGYGKTEIAVRAAFKAVQDGKQVAVLVPTTLLVQQHFGTFSERYAQFPVNVRPLSRFQTEADARAVTEGLRDGSVDIVIGTHRLFSSEVKFKDLGLVIVDEEQRFGVEHKEQLKKLRANVDVLTMSATPIPRTLEMAVTGIREMSTITTPPEERHPVLTFVGPYEERQIGAAIRRELLREGQVFYIHNRVESIDRVAARLRQIVPEARIATAHGQMGETALERVVVDFWEKRFDVLVSTTIVESGIDISNANTLIVERGDTFGLSQLHQLRGRVGRGRERGYAYFLYPPEKPLTETAHERLATIAQHTEMGAGMYVAMKDLEIRGAGNLLGGEQSGHIAGVGFDLYVRMVGEAVADYRATLEEGGGEPDESLLEVKIELPVDAHVPHDYAPGERLRLQAYRSIAAANSEDDIRAVREELADRYGPLPEPVENLLLVAGLRMLARACGVTDITLQGSKVRFSPVELRESQELRLNRVYPGSVLKRATGQVLVPRPTTARIGGKPLTGRELLAWTGEFLTTIPGA, via the coding sequence ATGAGCCTCACCGGCCTGCTCGACGCCGTAACCGAAGAGTCCGCCCTGGCCGAGGCGGTCCGCGTGGCCGCCGAAGGCGCCAGGCGCCACGTGGACCTCGTCGGCCCGCCGGCCGCGCGCCCGTTCGCGGTGGCCGCGCTGGCCCGTTCCGCCGGGCGGCCGGTCCTCGCGGTGACGGCGACCGGCCGGGAGGCCGAGGACCTGGCGGCGGCGCTGCGCTCGCTGCTGCCGCCGGACGGCGTCGTGGAGTACCCGGCGTGGGAGACGCTGCCGCACGAACGGCTCTCGCCGCGCGCCGACACCGTCGGCCGGCGGCTCGCCGTGCTGCGGCGGCTGGCGCACCCGAGCGCGGACGACCCGGCGGCCGGGCCGGTGTCCGTGGTGGTCGCGCCGGTGCGCTCGGTGCTCCAGCCGCAGGTGGCCGGGCTCGGCGACCTGGAGCCCGTCGCGCTGCGCGGCGGCGAGAGCGCCGACCTGGCCGACGTGACCGAGCGGCTGGCCGCCGCGGCCTACTCGCGGGTCGAACTGGTCGAGAAACGCGGTGAGTTCGCGGTCCGCGGCGGCATCCTGGACGTGTTCCCGCCGACGGAGGAGCACCCGCTGCGCGTGGAGTTCTGGGGCGACGACGTCGAGGAGATCCGGTACTTCAAGGTCGCGGACCAGCGGTCGCTCGAAGTCGCGGAGCACGGCCTGTGGGCGCCGCCGTGCCGCGAGCTGCTGCTGACCGACGAGGTGCGGGCGCGGGCCGCCGAGCTGGCCAGGAGCCACCCGGAGCTGGACGAGCTGCTCGGCAAGATCGCCGAGGGCATCGCGGTGGACGGCATGGAGTCCCTGGCCCCCGTGCTCGTGGACGACATGGAGCTGCTGCTCGACGTGCTGCCGGCCGGCAGTATGGCGGTCGTCTGCGACCCGGAGCGCGTGCGCGGCCGGGCCGCCGACCTGGTGGCCACCAGCCAGGAGTTCCTCCAGGCGTCGTGGGTGGCCGCCGCCATGTCGGACACCGGCGAGGCGCCGATCGACGTGGGCGCGGCCTCGTTGCGCGGCCTGGCCGAGATCCGCGAGCACGCGGCCGAGCTGGGCATGCTGTGGTGGTCGGTCTCGCCGTTCTCGCCCGACCTCGCGGAGGACGCGGAGGACGATACGCTGCGGCTCGGGTTGCGCGCCCCCGAGACGTACCGGGGCGACACGGCGCGGGCGCTGGCCGACACCAAGGGGTGGCTGGCCGACGGCTGGCGCGTGGTGTACGTCACGGAGGCGCACGGCCCGGCCGCGCGCACCGCCGAGGTGCTGGCCGGCGAGGGCATCGCCGCGCGCCTGACCACGCCGCTGACCGGGCAGGTCGCGCCCTCCGTGGTGCACGTGGCCTGCGGCGCCGTTGAGCACGGCTTCGTCGCGCCGGGGCTGCGGCTCGCGGTGCTCACCGAGACCGACCTGACCGGGCAGAAGGCGGCGGGCCGCGAGGGCGCGCGGATGCCGGCCAGGCGCCGCAAGACGCTCGACCCGCTCACCCTGGAGCCCGGCGACTACATCGTGCACGAGCAGCACGGCGTGGGCCGTTACGTCGAGATGGTGCAGCGCACGGTGCAGGGTGCCACCCGCGAGTACCTGCTCGTGGAGTACGCGCCCGCGAAGCGGGGGCAGCCGGGCGACCGGCTGTTCGTGCCCACCGACCAGCTCGACCAGGTGACCAAGTACGTCGGCGGGGAGGCGCCCTCGCTGCACCGCCTCGGCGGGGCGGACTGGACGAAGACGAAGGCCAGGGCGAAGAAGGCGGTCAAGGAGATCGCCGCCGACCTGATCAAGCTGTACTCGGCGCGGATGGCCGCGCCGGGGCACGCGTTCGGCGCGGACACGCCGTGGCAGCGGGAGCTTGAGGACGCGTTCCCCTACATCGAGACGCCCGACCAGATGACGACCATCGCCGAGGTCAAGGAGGACATGGAGAAGTCGGTCCCGATGGACCGGCTGATCTGCGGCGACGTCGGCTACGGCAAGACCGAGATCGCGGTGCGCGCGGCGTTCAAGGCGGTGCAGGACGGCAAGCAGGTCGCGGTGCTCGTGCCGACGACGCTGCTGGTGCAGCAGCACTTCGGGACGTTCTCGGAGCGGTACGCGCAGTTCCCCGTGAACGTGCGCCCGCTCTCGCGCTTCCAGACGGAGGCCGACGCGCGGGCGGTGACCGAGGGGCTGCGGGACGGGTCGGTCGACATCGTGATCGGCACGCACCGGCTGTTCTCGTCCGAGGTGAAGTTCAAGGACCTCGGCCTGGTGATCGTCGACGAGGAGCAGCGGTTCGGCGTCGAGCACAAGGAGCAGCTGAAGAAGCTGCGGGCCAACGTGGACGTGCTGACCATGTCGGCCACGCCGATCCCGCGCACGCTGGAGATGGCCGTGACCGGCATCAGGGAGATGTCGACGATCACGACGCCGCCCGAGGAGCGGCACCCGGTGCTGACGTTCGTCGGGCCCTACGAGGAGCGGCAGATCGGGGCGGCGATCCGCAGGGAGCTGCTGCGCGAGGGGCAGGTCTTCTACATCCACAACCGGGTGGAGTCCATCGACCGCGTCGCCGCCAGGCTGCGGCAGATCGTTCCCGAGGCCAGGATCGCGACGGCGCACGGCCAGATGGGCGAGACGGCGCTTGAGCGGGTCGTGGTGGACTTCTGGGAGAAGCGGTTCGACGTGCTGGTGTCCACGACGATCGTCGAGTCGGGCATCGACATCTCGAACGCCAACACGCTCATCGTGGAGCGCGGCGACACCTTCGGCCTCTCGCAGCTGCACCAGCTGCGCGGCCGGGTGGGCCGGGGCCGCGAGCGCGGCTACGCGTACTTCCTCTACCCGCCGGAGAAGCCGCTGACGGAGACCGCGCACGAACGCCTCGCCACGATCGCCCAGCACACGGAGATGGGCGCGGGCATGTACGTGGCGATGAAGGACCTGGAGATCAGGGGCGCGGGCAACCTGCTGGGCGGGGAGCAGTCGGGGCACATCGCGGGCGTCGGGTTCGACCTGTACGTGCGCATGGTCGGCGAGGCGGTGGCGGACTACCGCGCGACGCTTGAGGAGGGCGGCGGCGAGCCGGACGAGTCGCTGCTCGAAGTGAAGATCGAGCTGCCGGTGGACGCGCACGTGCCGCACGACTACGCGCCGGGGGAGCGGCTGCGCCTCCAGGCGTACCGGTCGATCGCGGCGGCGAACTCCGAGGACGACATCCGCGCGGTGCGCGAGGAGCTGGCCGACCGGTACGGCCCGCTGCCCGAGCCGGTGGAGAACCTGCTGCTGGTGGCCGGGCTGCGCATGCTGGCCAGGGCGTGCGGGGTCACGGACATCACGTTGCAGGGCAGCAAGGTCAGGTTCTCGCCGGTGGAGCTGCGGGAGTCGCAGGAGCTGCGGCTGAACCGGGTCTACCCGGGCTCGGTGCTCAAGCGTGCGACGGGCCAGGTGCTGGTGCCGCGGCCGACGACGGCGCGGATCGGCGGCAAGCCGCTGACCGGGCGGGAGCTGCTGGCGTGGACCGGTGAGTTCCTGACGACGATCCCGGGGGCGTGA
- a CDS encoding OsmC family protein, with amino-acid sequence MSRTREHTYDVTVTWTGNTGAGTAGYRDYARDIDTSAPGKATRLPASADPFFLGDAERWNPEDLLVAALAQCHMLSYLAACSLKKVVVTAYEDTARGTMAEAAGVGGGFTGVVLRPVVTVADASMVEAATALHEDAHRKCFIANSVNFPVRHEPEIRVAGD; translated from the coding sequence ATGTCGAGGACCCGCGAGCACACGTACGACGTCACCGTCACATGGACGGGCAACACCGGTGCCGGGACGGCCGGTTACCGCGACTACGCGCGCGACATCGACACGAGCGCGCCGGGGAAGGCCACGCGGCTGCCCGCCAGCGCGGACCCCTTCTTCCTCGGCGACGCGGAGCGGTGGAACCCGGAGGACCTGCTCGTGGCCGCGCTCGCGCAGTGCCACATGCTGTCGTACCTGGCCGCCTGCTCGCTCAAGAAGGTCGTGGTCACGGCCTACGAGGACACCGCGCGCGGCACGATGGCCGAGGCGGCGGGCGTGGGCGGCGGTTTCACCGGGGTCGTGCTGCGCCCGGTGGTGACGGTCGCCGACGCGTCGATGGTGGAGGCGGCGACGGCGCTGCACGAGGACGCCCACCGCAAGTGCTTCATCGCGAACTCGGTGAACTTCCCCGTGCGGCACGAGCCCGAGATCCGGGTCGCGGGCGACTGA
- a CDS encoding HNH endonuclease family protein, with product MFRPHSAPARRGFYARRRLAALAALTGLISLAALFTGPAAQAALPTPVSAATARAYLAALPVATEDRTGYDRDLFPHWSSQGGNCNTREVVLRRDGTGVETDASCAAVRGSWYSVYDGATWTAASDVDIDHLVPLAEAWDSGADSWTTSRRQAFANDLTRPQLLAVTDNVNQAKGDQDPAQWLPPRSAYHCVYARAWVHVKHHWGLSVDSAEKSALTRVLNGC from the coding sequence GTGTTCCGCCCCCACAGCGCCCCTGCGCGGCGCGGTTTCTACGCGCGTCGACGCCTCGCCGCGCTCGCCGCCCTCACCGGTCTCATATCCCTGGCCGCGCTGTTCACCGGCCCCGCGGCCCAGGCCGCACTGCCCACACCCGTCAGCGCGGCCACCGCCCGCGCCTACCTCGCGGCCCTGCCGGTCGCCACCGAGGACCGCACCGGCTACGACCGCGACCTCTTCCCGCACTGGAGCAGCCAGGGCGGGAACTGCAACACCCGCGAGGTCGTGCTGCGGCGCGACGGCACCGGCGTCGAGACCGACGCCTCCTGCGCCGCCGTCCGCGGCAGCTGGTACTCCGTATACGACGGCGCGACCTGGACGGCCGCCTCCGACGTCGACATCGACCACCTCGTCCCGCTCGCCGAGGCGTGGGACTCGGGCGCCGACTCCTGGACGACCTCGCGGCGCCAGGCGTTCGCCAACGACCTGACCCGGCCGCAGCTGCTCGCGGTCACCGACAACGTCAACCAGGCCAAGGGCGACCAGGACCCGGCCCAGTGGCTGCCCCCGCGCAGCGCCTACCACTGCGTGTACGCGCGGGCCTGGGTGCACGTGAAGCACCACTGGGGCCTTTCGGTCGACTCCGCGGAGAAGAGCGCACTGACCCGCGTGCTGAACGGCTGCTGA
- a CDS encoding cytochrome P450 translates to MTGQFATETGGCGASSARVSQDRPPGAAALAALTARLPGLRPAGAPERRGEFVIRGLRTLPVTA, encoded by the coding sequence ATGACGGGCCAGTTCGCGACGGAGACGGGCGGGTGCGGCGCGTCGAGCGCGAGGGTGTCGCAGGACCGCCCGCCGGGGGCCGCCGCGCTCGCGGCGCTCACCGCGCGCCTGCCCGGGCTCCGGCCGGCCGGCGCGCCGGAGCGGCGCGGCGAGTTCGTCATCCGCGGGCTGCGCACCCTGCCGGTGACGGCCTGA
- the manD gene encoding D-mannonate dehydratase ManD: MRIESAEVIVTSPGRNFVTLRITTSDGRTGLGDATLNGRELSVAAYLTEHVVPLLKGRDAARIEDTWQYLYRGAYWRRGPVTMAAIAAVDMALWDIKAKAAGMPLYQLLGGASRTGALAYGHASGRDVPELLDSIRAHIEDGYRAIRVQTGVPGLDSVYGVAASAAGGGERYDYEPARRTALPVEESWDTRAYLRHIPGVFEAVRAEFGPELPLLHDGHHRMTPIQAAKLGKALEPYDLFWLEDATPGEDQAALRLIRQHTTTPLAIGEVFNSAHDYTVLLRERLIDYVRSAVTHTGGVSAMKKLLDMAAHYGVKSGMHGPTDISPVGMAAALHLDLAIHNFGIQEYMRHSPRTLEVFRTSYTFEDGLLHPSDTPGLGVELDDEAAAAHPYEPAYLPVNRLTDGTVHDW; this comes from the coding sequence ATGAGGATCGAATCAGCCGAGGTGATCGTCACCAGCCCGGGGCGCAACTTCGTGACCCTGCGGATCACCACGTCCGACGGCAGGACCGGGCTCGGGGACGCCACGCTCAACGGCCGCGAGCTGTCCGTCGCGGCCTACCTGACCGAGCACGTCGTTCCGCTGCTCAAGGGGCGCGACGCCGCGCGGATCGAGGACACCTGGCAGTACCTGTACCGGGGCGCCTACTGGCGGCGCGGGCCGGTCACGATGGCCGCGATAGCCGCCGTCGACATGGCGCTGTGGGACATCAAGGCGAAGGCCGCGGGCATGCCGCTGTACCAGCTGCTCGGCGGCGCCTCGCGCACCGGCGCCCTCGCCTACGGGCACGCCTCGGGCCGCGACGTGCCCGAGCTGCTCGACTCGATCCGCGCGCACATCGAGGACGGCTACCGCGCCATCCGCGTCCAGACCGGCGTGCCGGGCCTCGACTCGGTGTACGGCGTGGCGGCCTCGGCCGCCGGCGGCGGGGAGCGCTACGACTACGAGCCGGCGCGGCGCACGGCGCTGCCCGTCGAGGAGAGCTGGGACACGCGCGCGTACCTGCGGCACATCCCGGGCGTGTTCGAGGCGGTGCGGGCCGAGTTCGGGCCGGAACTGCCGCTGCTGCACGACGGCCACCACCGGATGACGCCCATTCAGGCCGCGAAGCTCGGCAAGGCGCTCGAACCGTACGACCTGTTCTGGCTTGAGGACGCCACCCCGGGCGAGGACCAGGCGGCGCTGCGCCTGATCCGGCAGCACACGACGACGCCGCTGGCGATCGGCGAGGTGTTCAACTCGGCGCACGACTACACGGTGCTGCTGCGCGAACGCCTGATCGACTACGTGCGGTCGGCCGTGACGCACACCGGCGGTGTGAGCGCGATGAAGAAGCTGCTCGACATGGCCGCGCACTACGGCGTGAAGTCCGGGATGCACGGGCCCACCGACATCTCGCCGGTCGGCATGGCCGCCGCGCTGCACCTCGACCTGGCCATCCACAACTTCGGCATCCAGGAATACATGCGGCACTCGCCGCGCACGCTTGAGGTGTTCCGCACCAGCTACACGTTCGAGGACGGGCTGCTGCACCCCTCGGACACCCCCGGGCTCGGCGTCGAGCTGGACGACGAGGCGGCGGCGGCCCACCCGTACGAGCCGGCCTACCTGCCCGTCAACCGCCTGACGGACGGCACGGTCCACGACTGGTGA
- a CDS encoding glycoside hydrolase 5 family protein yields the protein MKRNAAKLGDGTPWVGVNYWSRTGGPLMWRDYRTDVIDEELRTMRDHGITLTRSFFYWPDFMPAENTLDDQLVAHYDDFLDRHHALGMTTIPTFIVGHMSGQNWDPAWRDGRDIFSDPSFVAQQEWYVRTLGARWKDHPAVAGWLLTNEIPIYGHWQSRGIGTIDADAVTAWAKTLIDALRDAGAHQPVSVGDGAWGVEITGADNGFRIRDLEPLIDFHGPHVYRMETDEVRQHLGAAFICELLGPIGGKPVIMEEFGLTSDYVSEENAAHYYRQILHNTLLAGATGWIPWNNTDYDELWHQEPYSHHPFEMHFGLTDDQGRPKEQLREVKRFTEVLRAVDAPRLRRADTRIALVVSSFLEKPYPFTQPEDHTSVFAHTRQAYVAAREADLPVGVAREADGLPDDCALYLLPSAKQLTAPGWRHLLARAEAGATVYASYYVGEHHVQRGSWWPKLDETFGVVKQLRYGLTDPIEDDEVRVTFTRDFGGIRAGEELVFPVAGTENSRTYLPVEPNGAEVLATDAHGRPFLLSHARGAGRVVLCTYPVEHMAALTPRVNPEPTWRLYAALAAEAGVAPDVTVDDPRVLVGRMEHEDGRSFVWFVSQHAEPLTVKPRVADGTLRDLTGQHFPAVELFPYGVVVTELTRD from the coding sequence ATGAAGCGCAACGCGGCGAAGCTCGGCGACGGCACCCCCTGGGTGGGGGTGAACTACTGGTCCCGCACGGGCGGTCCGCTGATGTGGCGCGACTACCGCACCGACGTCATCGACGAGGAACTGCGGACCATGCGCGACCACGGGATCACGCTCACCCGCTCGTTCTTCTACTGGCCCGACTTCATGCCGGCCGAGAACACCCTCGACGATCAACTGGTCGCCCACTACGACGACTTCCTCGACCGGCACCACGCGCTCGGCATGACCACCATCCCCACGTTCATCGTCGGCCACATGTCCGGCCAGAACTGGGACCCGGCCTGGCGCGACGGGCGGGACATCTTCTCCGACCCGTCGTTCGTCGCCCAGCAGGAGTGGTACGTCCGCACCCTCGGCGCCCGCTGGAAGGACCACCCCGCCGTCGCGGGCTGGCTGCTCACCAACGAGATCCCCATCTACGGGCACTGGCAGTCGCGCGGCATCGGCACCATCGACGCGGACGCCGTCACCGCCTGGGCGAAGACCCTGATCGACGCGCTCCGCGACGCCGGCGCCCACCAGCCGGTGTCCGTCGGCGACGGCGCCTGGGGCGTGGAGATCACCGGCGCGGACAACGGCTTCCGCATCCGCGACCTTGAGCCGCTGATCGACTTCCACGGGCCGCACGTCTACCGCATGGAGACCGACGAGGTCCGCCAGCACCTCGGCGCCGCGTTCATCTGCGAACTGCTCGGGCCCATCGGCGGCAAGCCGGTGATCATGGAGGAGTTCGGCCTGACCTCGGACTACGTCTCCGAGGAGAACGCCGCCCACTACTACCGGCAGATCCTGCACAACACGCTGCTGGCCGGCGCGACCGGCTGGATTCCGTGGAACAACACGGACTACGACGAGCTGTGGCACCAGGAGCCCTACAGCCACCACCCGTTCGAGATGCACTTCGGGCTGACCGACGACCAGGGCCGGCCCAAGGAGCAGCTGCGCGAGGTCAAGCGGTTCACCGAGGTGCTGCGCGCGGTGGACGCGCCCCGGCTGCGCCGGGCGGACACGCGGATCGCGCTCGTGGTGTCCTCGTTCCTTGAGAAGCCGTACCCGTTCACCCAGCCCGAGGACCACACCAGCGTCTTCGCGCACACCAGGCAGGCGTACGTCGCGGCCCGCGAGGCCGACCTGCCGGTCGGCGTGGCGCGCGAGGCCGACGGGCTGCCCGACGACTGCGCGCTGTACCTGCTGCCGTCCGCGAAGCAGCTCACGGCGCCCGGCTGGCGGCACCTGCTGGCGCGCGCCGAGGCCGGGGCGACGGTCTACGCCTCCTACTACGTCGGCGAGCACCACGTGCAGCGCGGCTCGTGGTGGCCGAAGCTGGACGAGACGTTCGGCGTCGTGAAGCAGCTGCGCTACGGGCTCACCGACCCGATCGAGGACGACGAGGTGCGCGTCACGTTCACGCGCGACTTCGGCGGCATCAGGGCCGGCGAGGAGCTGGTGTTCCCGGTCGCCGGCACGGAGAACTCCCGCACCTACCTGCCCGTCGAGCCCAACGGCGCCGAGGTGCTCGCCACCGACGCGCACGGCCGGCCGTTCCTGCTGTCCCACGCGCGCGGCGCGGGCCGCGTGGTGCTGTGCACCTACCCCGTCGAGCACATGGCGGCGCTCACCCCCCGGGTCAACCCCGAGCCGACGTGGCGCCTGTACGCGGCGCTCGCGGCCGAGGCGGGTGTCGCGCCGGACGTCACGGTGGACGACCCGCGCGTGCTGGTGGGGCGGATGGAGCACGAGGACGGGCGCTCGTTCGTCTGGTTCGTCAGCCAGCACGCGGAGCCGCTGACCGTCAAGCCGCGCGTCGCCGACGGCACCCTGCGGGACCTGACCGGGCAGCACTTCCCGGCCGTCGAGCTGTTCCCCTACGGCGTCGTCGTCACCGAACTCACCCGAGACTGA
- a CDS encoding LacI family DNA-binding transcriptional regulator, with translation MTGPTEGQPDRARRSARRSGPAKPTIADVAALAGVSVSAVSKVVNGRDGISPPTRQRVLDAAAKLGWAPSATAVALRGARTRAIGMVAGRSPDVLATDPHFTLLISGIERELAPADHGLLLHIVGEEPGAEERAYRRLAEERRVDGVILTESRVGDLRFDLLRRLRLPAVLVGAPWRDDPVVAVRAADQDAGVRAAVAHLHGLGHRRISYVSGPQDRVHTVFRRRVFAEAMAEHGLRPGRTLISDFTAQGAVAAMRELLAADAGERPTAVLFANDTMAVAGMNAARRLGFDVPRDLSVIGYDDLPLGELVFPSLTTIGQDLVQLGRAAAAAMFGLLSVPHATGPVPVRPPRLIPRESTGPAPV, from the coding sequence ATGACCGGGCCGACCGAAGGGCAGCCCGACCGGGCGCGCCGGAGCGCGCGCCGGAGCGGGCCGGCCAAGCCCACCATCGCCGACGTGGCCGCGCTGGCCGGCGTCTCGGTGTCCGCCGTCTCGAAGGTCGTCAACGGCCGCGACGGCATCTCGCCGCCCACCCGGCAGCGCGTGCTCGACGCCGCCGCGAAGCTCGGCTGGGCGCCGTCGGCCACGGCGGTCGCGCTGCGCGGGGCGCGCACGCGCGCCATCGGCATGGTCGCGGGGCGCTCCCCCGACGTGCTGGCCACCGACCCGCACTTCACGCTGCTGATCTCCGGCATCGAACGCGAACTCGCCCCCGCCGACCACGGCCTGCTGCTGCACATCGTCGGCGAGGAGCCGGGCGCTGAGGAACGCGCCTACCGGCGGCTCGCGGAGGAACGCCGCGTCGACGGCGTCATCCTCACCGAGAGCCGCGTCGGTGACCTCCGTTTCGACCTCCTGCGCCGCCTGCGGCTGCCCGCGGTCCTGGTCGGGGCCCCCTGGCGGGACGACCCGGTCGTCGCCGTGCGGGCCGCGGACCAGGACGCGGGCGTGCGGGCGGCCGTCGCGCACCTGCACGGCCTCGGGCACCGGCGGATCTCGTACGTCTCGGGGCCCCAGGACCGGGTGCACACCGTGTTCAGGCGCCGGGTGTTCGCGGAGGCCATGGCAGAACACGGGCTGCGGCCCGGCCGGACGCTCATCTCCGACTTCACCGCGCAGGGCGCCGTCGCCGCGATGCGCGAACTGCTGGCGGCCGACGCGGGGGAACGCCCGACGGCCGTGCTGTTCGCCAACGACACGATGGCCGTGGCCGGTATGAACGCCGCCCGCCGCCTCGGCTTCGACGTCCCCCGCGACCTCTCGGTCATCGGGTACGACGACCTGCCGCTGGGCGAGTTGGTGTTCCCGAGCCTCACCACGATCGGGCAGGACCTGGTCCAGCTGGGCCGGGCGGCGGCGGCGGCCATGTTCGGCCTGCTGTCCGTCCCGCACGCGACCGGCCCCGTCCCGGTCCGCCCGCCCCGCCTCATCCCCCGCGAATCCACCGGCCCCGCGCCCGTTTAG
- a CDS encoding NAD(P)-dependent oxidoreductase, with protein MSAEQPDAAERPAPTERPAATVLGLGAMGTALAAALLDQGYRVTVWNRTAAKAAPLVERGAHAAATPEEAVAASPLVVACVLDYDALYSVLDPGAAGLAGKTLVNLTSGSPEQAVEAVAWAEGHGLDYLDGAIMTTPEGVGSAERMVLFSGARAVFDAHRPALAAFGDPLYLGADPGLASLHDAGLLGLMWATMAGWLHGAALVGSEKIPAESFTPIAIRWLATVTEIMTGYASQVDAGRYPGDDATVDVQIAAIDHLLHAAAARGVDNSLPELLKATMRRAAAAGHGPDSLASLVEIMRKPQPPA; from the coding sequence ATGTCCGCGGAACAACCCGACGCAGCCGAACGACCCGCCCCGACCGAACGACCCGCCGCGACCGTCCTCGGGCTCGGCGCGATGGGCACCGCCCTGGCCGCCGCGCTGCTCGACCAGGGGTACCGGGTCACCGTGTGGAACCGCACGGCGGCCAAGGCCGCGCCGCTGGTCGAACGGGGCGCCCACGCGGCGGCGACACCCGAGGAAGCGGTCGCGGCGAGCCCGCTCGTGGTCGCGTGCGTGCTCGACTACGACGCGCTGTACTCCGTGCTCGACCCGGGCGCCGCTGGACTCGCGGGCAAGACCCTGGTCAACCTCACCTCGGGCTCGCCCGAGCAGGCCGTCGAGGCCGTCGCGTGGGCCGAGGGCCACGGGCTCGACTACCTCGACGGCGCGATCATGACCACCCCCGAGGGCGTGGGCAGCGCCGAGCGGATGGTCCTGTTCAGCGGCGCGCGGGCCGTGTTCGACGCGCACCGCCCGGCGCTCGCGGCGTTCGGCGACCCGCTGTACCTGGGAGCCGACCCCGGCCTGGCCTCGTTGCACGACGCCGGTCTGCTCGGTCTCATGTGGGCCACCATGGCCGGCTGGCTGCACGGCGCCGCGCTGGTCGGGTCGGAGAAGATACCCGCGGAGTCGTTCACGCCCATAGCGATCCGCTGGCTGGCGACCGTCACCGAGATCATGACCGGGTACGCGTCCCAGGTCGACGCCGGTCGCTACCCCGGCGACGACGCCACCGTCGACGTGCAGATCGCGGCGATCGACCACCTCCTGCACGCCGCGGCGGCCAGGGGCGTGGACAACTCCCTGCCCGAGCTGCTGAAGGCGACCATGCGCCGGGCCGCGGCGGCAGGCCACGGCCCCGACAGCCTCGCGAGCCTGGTCGAGATCATGCGCAAGCCGCAACCCCCGGCCTGA